Proteins from a genomic interval of Garra rufa chromosome 4, GarRuf1.0, whole genome shotgun sequence:
- the LOC141333829 gene encoding NACHT, LRR and PYD domains-containing protein 3-like, translated as MKINLSALSDATMTSDPFSGLEYCLPNKRKQDIDSAKQKLEEKEDLDQDSNQPVNVQHKNNMKNKYERLSEGNKLQETQTLLNRIYTQLYILEGESEKVNEEHEVLQMENTARTQHLKDTPIYCNDIFKASPESGCEEKNQIKTVLTKGIAGIGKTVSVQKFILDWTEGKANQDVDFMFVLPFRELNLIKDHQYSLHRLLMVFHPELRDLDSTIYEACKVVFIFDGLDENRIELLFLDSNTVSDVTETSSVGLLLSNLLKGDLLPSALIWITTRPAAANQIPSKYINRVTEIQGFNEPQKEEYFRKRISDEHQASRIISHIRRARSLHIMCHIPIFCWISSTVLQKLLKKDQSAEIPQTLTEMYIHFLLIQINMKNQKYVKGGEEKLLQSNRDVIVKLAELAFKQLMKGNVMFYEEDLKESGIDVTDASVYSGICTEIFREESVIHERKVYCFIHLSFQEFLAAFYVFYYYIIKNDNTLQYLDQVHNLHRETVQKALQMKNGELDLFLRFLLGISMEFNQRLLKDLLTYTVNSSESIKKTSQYIKDRIKSDKYLPTERSINLFLCLLEMKDQTLYKEIQDFLKNSDKHSEKLTPAQCSSITCMLQISGEVLDELDLKKYNASEEGRRRLIPAVSNCRKVLLAECNLTVQSCEIVVSALQSFNSPLRELDLSNNDLQDTGVKMLSDALKSPNCKLERLRLSGCMVTEVGCRYLDSALKSTSQLKELDLSYNYPGEVGVKLLSDRLNDPNCTLEKLNVEHNEVIRITPGLQKYFCNLTLDPNTAHTSLLMSENRTVTHVKDEQSYPDHPERFEHYEQVMCEESLTGRCYWETEFNGNGHVAVTYKKVSRKEGIDCLFGLNEHSWCLFWINRGNVCTAWHDNKNTDVSEFVPSLSKRVGAYLDWPAGTLSFYCISDTHTLTHLYTFKTTFTEPLYAGFRLYPKASVSLCQIETSLVRNNPEHESL; from the exons ATGAAGATCAATCTTTCTGCACTCAGTGATGCAACCATGACCTCTGATCCTTT cagTGGGTTGGAATACTGCCTGCCTAACAAAAGGAAGCAAGACATAGACTCAGCCAAACAAAAGCTTGAAGAGAAAGAAGACCTGGATCAGGATTCTAATCAACCAGTCAACGTTCAACACAAAAACAACATGAAGAACAAGTATGAGAGATTATCTGAGGGAAACAAACTACAAGAGACTCAAACCCTCCTGAACAGGATCTACACACAGCTCTATATTTTAGAGGGAGAAAGTGAAAAGGTAAATGAAGAACATGAGGTTTTACAGATGGAGAACACAGCTAGGACACAACACTTAAAAGACACTCCAATCtactgcaatgacatctttaaagCCTCACCTGAATCAGGATGTGAGGAGAAAAACCAAATCAAGACTGTTCTTACTAAAGGCATTGCTGGAATTGGAAAAactgtctctgtgcagaagttcattctggaTTGGACAGAGGGAAAAGCCAATCAGGATGTGGATTTCATGTTTGTGCTTCCATTTCGAGAGCTGAACTTGATAAAAGATCATCAGTACAGTCTTCACAGACTTCTGATGGTCTTTCATCCTGAACTGCGAGATCTGGATTCGACGATTTATGAGGCATGTAAAgttgtgttcatctttgatggtctggatgaaaaCAGAATTGAACTGTTGTTCTTGGATAGTAATACAGTTTCTGATGTGACTGAGACTTCATCAGTGGGTCTGTTGCTTTCAAACCTCCTGAAAGGAgatctgcttccctctgctctcatctggatcaccaccagaccagcagcagccaatcagatcccctcTAAGTACATCAACCGTGTGACAGAAATTCAGGGATTCAATGAGCCTCAgaaggaggaatatttcaggaagagaatcagtgatgaGCATCAAGCCAGCAGAATCATCTCACACATTAGAAGAGCAAGAAGCCTCCACATCATGTGCCATATACCCATCTTCTGCTGGATTTCATCCACTGTGCTTCAAAAGCTCCTGAAAAAAGATCAGAGTGCAGAAATCCCTCAAACTTtgactgaaatgtacatccacttcctACTGATTCAGATCAACATGAAAAATCAGAAGTATGTAAAGGGAGGTGAAGAGAAACTCCTGCAGTCCAACAGAGATGTGATTGTGAAACTTGCTGAACTGGCTTTCAAACAGCTGATGAAGGGCAATGTAATgttctatgaggaggacctgaAAGAGAGTGGCATAGATGTTACTGACGCCTCAGTGTATTCTGGGATTTGCACTGAGATCTTTAGAGAGGAATCAGTGATTCATGAGAGGAAAGTCTACTGCTTCATTCATCTGAGCTTTCAAGAGTTTCTGGCTGCTTTCTATGTgttttactattatataataaaaaatgacaacacaTTGCAGTATTTGGATCAAGTACATAATCTCCATAGGGAAACTGTACAAAAAGCCCTTCAGATGAAGAATGGAGAGCTGGATCTGTTTCTGCGGTTCCTGCTGGGTATCTCAATGGAATTTAATCAGAGACTCTTAAAGGATCTACTTACATACACAGTAAACAGCTCAGAAAGCATCAAGAAAACCTCACAGTACATTAAAGACAGAATAAAGTCTGACAAATATCTCCCCACTGAAAGATCCATCAATTTGTTTCTCTGTCTGCTGGAGATGAAAGATCAGACGCTGTACAAAGAGATTCAAGATTTCCTTAAAAACTCAGACAAACACTCAGAGAAACTCACTCCTGCTCAGTGTTCATCAATCACCTGCATGCTTCAGATATCAGGGGAGGTGCTGGATGAGCTGGACCTGAAGAAATACAATGCATCAGAGGAGGGCAGAAGGCGATTGATTCCAGCTGTGAGCAACTGCAGAAAAGTTCT tcttgcTGAATGCAATCTCACTGTTCAAAGCTGTGAAATTGTGGTCTCTGCTCTTCAGTCATTCAACTCTCCTCTCAGAGAGCTGGACCtaagtaacaatgacctgcaagACACAGGAGTGAAGATGCTCTCAGATGCATTAAAGAGTCCaaactgtaaactggagagactGCG ATtatctggctgtatggtgacagaggTTGGCTGTCGTTATTTggattcagctctgaaatcaactTCACAACTAAAAGAGCTGGATTTGAGCTACAATTACCCAGGAGAAGTCGGAGTCAAGCTGCTCTCTGACAGACTCAATGATCCAAACTGCACCTTGGAAAAACTCAA tgtggAGCATAATGAAGTCATCAGAATCACACCAGGCCTACAAAAAT atttttgtaatctcacactggatccaaacacagcacaCACAAGCCTCTTAATGTCTGAAAACAGAACAGTGACACATGTCAAAGATGAGCAAtcatatcctgatcatccagagagGTTTGAGCACTATGAGCAGGTTATGTGTGAAGAGAGTCTGACTGGACGCTGTTATTGGGAGACTGAATTCAATGGCAATGGTCATGTAGCAGTTACATATAAAAAAGTCAGTAGAAAAGAAGGGATTGATTGTCTGTTTGGTCTCAATGAACATTCCTGGTGTCTTTTCTGGATTAACCGAGGCAATGTTTGTACTGCCTGGCACGATAATAAGAACACTGATGTATCTGAATTTGTCCCCTCTCTGTCTAAAAGAGTAGGAGCTTATTTGGATTGGCCAGCTGGCACTCTGTCCTTCTACTGcatctctgacacacacacactcacacacttatACACATTTAAAACCACATTCACTGAACCACTATATGCTGGATTCAGGCTTTATCCTAAAGCCTCAGTATCTCTGTGTCAGATTGAAACATCTCTGGTAAGAAATAATCCAGAACATGAATCACTCTAG